In Bacillus cytotoxicus NVH 391-98, the following are encoded in one genomic region:
- a CDS encoding CotY/CotZ family spore coat protein yields the protein MSCNCHEEHPHDFDSNFDSNCVCNVVRFIHELQECATTTCSTGCEVPFLGPNNDARVANTRPFVLFTKSGTPFEAFAPSGSITSCLSPIFRVESVDDDCCAVLRVLAVFVGGEPDTSDNPICTFLNVPNASLRATTACITVDLKCFCGIQCLRDVSI from the coding sequence ATGAGCTGCAACTGTCACGAGGAGCATCCTCACGATTTTGATTCGAATTTTGATTCTAATTGTGTATGTAATGTAGTACGTTTTATACATGAGTTACAAGAATGTGCAACTACAACCTGTTCAACAGGTTGCGAAGTTCCCTTTTTAGGGCCAAATAATGACGCAAGAGTTGCCAATACAAGACCTTTTGTTTTATTTACCAAATCCGGAACACCGTTTGAAGCATTCGCTCCATCAGGATCTATTACAAGCTGCCTATCCCCTATATTCCGTGTTGAAAGTGTAGATGATGATTGCTGTGCCGTATTGCGTGTTTTAGCCGTATTTGTAGGAGGCGAACCAGATACAAGCGATAACCCAATTTGTACATTTTTAAATGTTCCAAATGCTTCATTGCGTGCGACAACTGCTTGTATTACTGTTGATTTAAAGTGTTTCTGTGGTATCCAATGCTTACGAGATGTCTCTATTTAA
- a CDS encoding Ig-like domain-containing protein, producing the protein MLASLQPQNIRKLAPITNTSASCLNIQRNFSITPSVVPVIGVHIQKQKLKIKAGQSIELSASVLPESATNKEVIWTNMNSNIITLSPKGNTVTITGKSAGRAVIIVTSTEGKFRDLCIVHVQPYMTNPN; encoded by the coding sequence ATGCTGGCATCTTTACAACCGCAAAACATAAGAAAACTTGCACCTATCACAAATACTTCTGCTTCCTGTCTCAACATCCAACGAAACTTTTCCATCACTCCTTCTGTTGTTCCCGTAATTGGTGTTCATATACAAAAACAGAAATTGAAGATCAAAGCTGGACAAAGCATCGAATTATCAGCTTCTGTTTTGCCAGAGAGCGCAACTAATAAAGAGGTAATATGGACAAATATGAACTCGAACATTATCACATTATCTCCAAAAGGAAATACGGTCACCATTACAGGAAAATCAGCTGGAAGAGCCGTCATTATCGTAACATCGACTGAAGGAAAGTTTCGTGATTTATGCATCGTACACGTACAACCGTATATGACAAATCCAAATTAA
- a CDS encoding YjcG family protein yields the protein MKLGIVIFPSKMIQDKANGLRKRYDPHYALVPPHITLKAPFEAPEEQLETIVKELRTIANKTNPFTLHVGKVGSFAPVNNVIYFKVEKTPELTFLNEEMHKGFLTQEREYAFVPHLTIAQKLSDAEHADILGRLRMKDFYYEQTIDRFHLLYQLENETWNVHETFHLGKGSK from the coding sequence ATGAAACTAGGCATTGTAATCTTTCCGTCAAAAATGATTCAAGATAAAGCGAACGGGTTGCGTAAGCGCTATGATCCACATTATGCATTAGTTCCGCCACATATCACATTAAAGGCACCCTTTGAAGCACCAGAAGAACAATTAGAAACGATTGTGAAAGAATTGCGTACAATTGCAAATAAAACGAATCCTTTCACCCTTCATGTTGGAAAGGTAGGCTCATTTGCCCCTGTTAATAATGTTATTTATTTTAAAGTTGAAAAAACACCTGAACTGACATTCTTAAATGAAGAAATGCATAAAGGGTTCCTTACACAAGAACGCGAGTATGCTTTCGTACCACATTTAACAATTGCCCAAAAGTTATCGGACGCTGAGCACGCTGACATTTTAGGACGTTTGCGCATGAAAGATTTTTATTATGAACAAACAATCGATCGTTTCCATCTCCTGTATCAATTAGAAAACGAAACGTGGAATGTACACGAAACCTTTCACCTTGGGAAAGGGAGCAAATAA
- the exsF gene encoding exosporium protein ExsF has protein sequence MSSWDCKPTQFCPNVPVDTLPAFGFAFNASAPQFATLGIPLALPSTNPNPNISVPVLNDTVSTGAGIRIERAGIYQISYTLTISLDNVPVTPEAARFFLTLNTLDNIIPGSGTAVRSNIVGTGEVDVSSGVILINLNPGNLIQIVPVEVIGSVDVRAAALTVAQIG, from the coding sequence ATGTCTTCTTGGGATTGTAAGCCTACTCAATTTTGCCCCAACGTTCCAGTCGATACACTACCCGCTTTCGGTTTTGCATTTAATGCTTCAGCACCTCAATTTGCAACATTAGGCATTCCTCTAGCATTACCTAGCACAAATCCAAATCCAAATATTAGTGTACCTGTATTGAATGATACTGTTAGCACAGGAGCTGGAATTCGAATTGAAAGAGCAGGTATTTATCAAATTAGTTATACATTGACGATTAGTCTTGATAATGTTCCAGTTACTCCAGAGGCTGCTCGATTCTTTTTAACTTTAAATACACTGGATAATATTATTCCTGGTTCAGGAACTGCAGTTCGTTCTAATATCGTAGGCACTGGTGAAGTTGATGTTTCTAGCGGTGTAATTCTTATTAATTTGAACCCTGGTAACCTTATTCAAATTGTTCCTGTTGAAGTGATTGGAAGCGTTGATGTTCGTGCTGCCGCATTAACTGTGGCACAAATTGGTTAA
- a CDS encoding GNAT family N-acetyltransferase produces the protein MKDAFSVRRQVFVKEQHVSAEEEYDQFEEIAKHVVIYDIDIPVGAGRLRMVDGIGKIERICVLPSYRKKGIGKLIMDARETYAKEEAIPKLKLHAQTHAEPFYKRLEYQTVSDIFLEANIPHVIMIKKL, from the coding sequence CTGAAAGATGCATTCTCTGTGCGTAGACAAGTCTTTGTGAAAGAACAGCATGTATCTGCTGAAGAAGAATATGATCAATTTGAAGAAATCGCCAAACATGTTGTCATATACGATATCGACATTCCCGTTGGAGCTGGGCGCTTGCGTATGGTAGATGGTATCGGGAAAATAGAGCGCATATGTGTTCTCCCTTCCTATCGAAAAAAAGGAATTGGAAAACTCATTATGGATGCACGCGAAACATATGCCAAGGAAGAAGCAATACCAAAACTCAAACTTCATGCGCAAACACATGCGGAACCTTTCTATAAAAGATTAGAATACCAAACTGTTTCTGATATTTTTTTAGAAGCAAATATACCGCATGTGATCATGATAAAAAAATTATAA
- the rfbD gene encoding dTDP-4-dehydrorhamnose reductase — MKKIKVCITGANGQLGKELQEVFTLDKYEVHPLGKDVLDVTKMEDVMRLMQQLQPDIVIHAAAYTKVDKAEDEQALAFLVNAIGTRNIAVAAQEYNAKLVYISTDYVFSGDQKEGYHEFHATAPINIYGHSKLAGEQFVQSLHHRYFIVRTSWLYGKYGHNFVKTILRLADEREEISIVSDQIGSPTYAGDLARMIEKLVETNLYGIYHVCNSGSCSWYEFAKNALQIMRKDVKVHPITTKDYGAKAKRPQYSILKNHMIELNGFPILRGWNEALAQCIERIK; from the coding sequence ATGAAGAAGATCAAAGTCTGTATTACAGGAGCTAACGGTCAGTTAGGGAAAGAATTGCAAGAAGTATTTACGCTTGATAAATATGAAGTGCATCCCTTAGGAAAAGATGTTTTAGATGTAACGAAAATGGAAGACGTGATGAGGCTGATGCAACAACTGCAGCCAGATATCGTTATTCATGCTGCTGCTTATACAAAAGTGGATAAAGCGGAAGACGAGCAAGCATTGGCTTTTTTAGTCAATGCAATTGGAACAAGAAATATCGCAGTTGCTGCACAAGAGTACAATGCAAAGCTTGTTTATATTAGTACAGATTATGTGTTTTCAGGTGATCAAAAAGAAGGATACCATGAATTTCACGCTACAGCACCTATCAATATATATGGTCATTCAAAGTTAGCGGGGGAACAATTTGTCCAAAGTCTACATCACAGGTACTTTATTGTTCGGACTTCCTGGCTATATGGAAAGTATGGGCATAATTTTGTGAAGACGATTCTTCGCTTAGCGGATGAGAGAGAGGAAATATCAATCGTTTCCGATCAAATTGGTTCACCAACATATGCTGGGGATTTAGCTCGTATGATTGAAAAATTAGTAGAAACGAATTTATATGGTATCTATCATGTGTGTAATAGCGGATCATGTTCTTGGTATGAATTTGCAAAGAACGCATTACAAATAATGCGAAAAGATGTGAAAGTTCATCCTATAACGACAAAAGACTATGGAGCAAAAGCAAAGAGACCTCAGTACTCTATTTTGAAAAATCATATGATAGAATTAAATGGTTTTCCTATTTTGAGAGGATGGAATGAGGCGTTGGCACAATGTATAGAGAGAATAAAGTGA
- a CDS encoding sugar phosphate nucleotidyltransferase gives MKGIILAGGTGSRLYPITKVTNKHLLPVGRYPMIYHAVYKMKQCGITDIMIVTGKEHMGDVVNFLGSGHDFHVSFTYRVQDRAGGIAEALGLCEQFVGKDRMLVILGDNIFSDNIYPYVQEYVKQEKGAKVLLQEVEDPERFGVPVIQNDKIIEIEEKPKKPKSSYAVTGIYMYDAEVFSYIKQLTPSERGELEITDLNNRYLKRGLLSYNIMSGWWTDAGTHASLQRANALACHLDFGQQFNGE, from the coding sequence GTGAAAGGGATTATTTTAGCTGGAGGAACGGGATCGCGGCTATACCCCATTACAAAAGTAACGAATAAGCATTTGCTTCCAGTTGGTCGTTATCCGATGATTTATCATGCTGTTTATAAGATGAAACAATGCGGTATTACCGATATTATGATTGTTACGGGAAAAGAACATATGGGGGATGTTGTTAATTTTTTAGGAAGCGGTCATGATTTTCATGTTTCATTCACGTATCGCGTGCAGGATAGAGCCGGAGGGATAGCTGAGGCGCTCGGACTTTGTGAACAATTTGTTGGAAAAGATCGGATGCTTGTTATACTAGGAGATAATATTTTTTCAGATAATATTTATCCATACGTTCAGGAATATGTGAAGCAAGAAAAAGGAGCAAAGGTATTATTGCAGGAAGTGGAAGATCCAGAGAGATTTGGAGTCCCGGTTATACAAAATGATAAAATTATTGAAATTGAAGAAAAGCCTAAAAAACCGAAAAGTTCATATGCAGTGACAGGAATTTATATGTATGACGCTGAGGTGTTTTCGTATATTAAGCAATTAACACCTTCAGAAAGAGGAGAGCTTGAGATTACGGATTTAAATAATCGGTATTTGAAACGTGGCTTATTATCTTATAATATTATGTCTGGTTGGTGGACAGACGCAGGAACACATGCATCATTGCAGAGAGCAAATGCATTAGCGTGTCATTTAGATTTTGGTCAACAATTTAATGGGGAATAG
- the rfbC gene encoding dTDP-4-dehydrorhamnose 3,5-epimerase produces the protein MEIVETHFQHALLLQPRLFEDHRGFFTESYNWKEFQKLGVSYSFIQDNLSFSAKAGTVRGLHFQKEPKAQTKLIQVLKGAIYDVIVDLRVSSPTYKEWKGFILSEENHRQLLVPKGFAHGFCTLVPNTLVMYKVDEYYSSDHDDGLYWNDESLAITWPVSEPILSEKDKALPTFDQYHDCFK, from the coding sequence ATGGAAATAGTTGAAACACATTTTCAGCATGCTTTATTATTACAACCTCGTTTATTTGAAGATCATCGTGGTTTTTTTACAGAAAGTTATAATTGGAAAGAGTTTCAAAAATTAGGCGTTTCTTATTCGTTCATTCAAGATAATCTTTCATTTTCAGCGAAGGCCGGCACAGTGCGTGGTTTGCATTTTCAGAAAGAGCCGAAAGCACAAACGAAATTAATTCAAGTATTAAAAGGGGCAATCTATGATGTTATTGTGGATTTACGCGTTTCCTCTCCAACATATAAAGAGTGGAAAGGCTTTATATTAAGTGAAGAAAATCATAGACAGCTTCTTGTGCCAAAAGGTTTTGCTCATGGATTTTGTACGCTCGTGCCAAATACACTCGTCATGTATAAAGTAGATGAATATTATAGTTCAGATCATGATGATGGATTATATTGGAATGATGAAAGCTTGGCGATTACATGGCCGGTCAGTGAACCGATTCTTTCAGAAAAAGATAAAGCGTTGCCTACATTTGACCAATATCATGATTGTTTTAAGTAG
- a CDS encoding alpha/beta hydrolase, which translates to MNQAIGKIEEISFFSTALQEEMTLLVYLPTHYTPLYKHTVVIAQDGKDYFQLGKAHRALERLRENEEIDRTIIVGIPYKNVHDRKEKYFPNEVKNNAYIRFLAHELAPYIDANYPTYQMGKGRVLIGDSLGGTVSFMTALMYPHTFGKVVMQSPFVDETVLNLVREFKEPEALDIYHVIGTEETAVERTDGQVSDFVEPNRKLHALLTERNFITHYEEFEGNHTWKYWQMDLPKAFAHILSMK; encoded by the coding sequence ATGAACCAGGCAATAGGGAAAATCGAAGAAATTTCATTTTTCAGTACAGCACTTCAAGAAGAGATGACACTGCTCGTCTACTTACCGACTCATTACACACCTCTTTATAAACATACTGTCGTTATTGCACAAGATGGAAAAGATTATTTTCAACTTGGGAAGGCACATCGTGCACTTGAACGCCTTCGTGAAAACGAAGAAATTGACCGTACCATTATTGTCGGGATTCCATATAAAAATGTACACGACCGTAAGGAGAAATATTTTCCAAATGAAGTGAAAAATAACGCATATATTCGCTTTCTTGCTCATGAATTAGCACCGTATATTGATGCAAATTATCCAACATATCAGATGGGAAAAGGTCGCGTATTAATAGGAGACTCACTTGGCGGTACAGTATCCTTTATGACAGCACTTATGTATCCGCATACATTTGGTAAAGTTGTTATGCAATCTCCATTTGTAGATGAAACGGTATTAAACCTTGTGCGAGAGTTTAAAGAGCCCGAGGCATTGGATATTTATCATGTCATTGGGACAGAGGAAACAGCTGTAGAAAGAACTGATGGACAAGTTTCCGATTTCGTTGAACCGAATCGAAAACTACATGCATTGCTGACTGAAAGAAATTTCATTACACATTACGAAGAGTTTGAAGGGAATCATACATGGAAATATTGGCAAATGGATTTACCAAAGGCCTTTGCTCATATTCTATCAATGAAATAA
- a CDS encoding DMT family transporter — translation MKKDKSIALPLAVSIIAISFAAIFVKMSSAPFSILSMYRLWIITFIMLPIAWRKREEFHRIQQKDWYFLIGSGFFLALHFLLWFASLKLTTVASATIILALQPIVSLVGGFFLFKERTTYSAIITMGIAILGVMCIGWGDLGLSKKAILGDLLSFLSVIAVVGYLFIGQTTVKKVSHWIYSFTVFTFAGLFMAVYNIVMNVPFTGYSAWDWWIFLLLAIVPTASHMINNWLLNYVNATTISMSILGEPVGASILAFFLLGEKLNSMQIIGSVFVLFGVFLFLLQEQKRRSKGPVNEAVYTQEL, via the coding sequence ATGAAAAAGGATAAATCAATCGCACTGCCATTAGCAGTTTCTATTATAGCAATCTCATTTGCAGCTATTTTCGTGAAGATGTCTTCAGCGCCATTTTCTATTTTAAGTATGTATCGCTTATGGATTATCACTTTCATTATGCTACCTATTGCGTGGAGGAAAAGGGAAGAATTTCACAGAATTCAACAGAAAGACTGGTATTTTTTAATCGGATCAGGATTTTTTTTAGCGCTGCATTTTTTATTATGGTTTGCCTCTTTAAAGTTGACAACAGTTGCAAGCGCGACAATCATTTTAGCACTCCAGCCCATTGTATCCTTAGTAGGCGGTTTCTTTCTATTTAAGGAACGAACAACATATTCAGCAATAATCACGATGGGAATTGCTATTTTAGGTGTCATGTGTATTGGATGGGGGGATTTAGGATTAAGTAAGAAAGCGATACTAGGAGATCTTTTATCATTTTTAAGTGTCATCGCAGTCGTTGGTTATTTATTTATCGGTCAAACAACGGTGAAGAAAGTATCGCATTGGATTTATAGCTTTACTGTTTTTACATTTGCAGGTCTTTTTATGGCCGTTTATAACATAGTGATGAATGTACCATTTACAGGATATTCAGCATGGGACTGGTGGATTTTTCTTTTACTTGCCATTGTACCAACAGCTTCGCATATGATTAATAACTGGTTGCTAAATTACGTGAATGCTACGACGATTTCAATGAGCATATTAGGAGAACCAGTTGGTGCATCGATACTTGCATTTTTCTTACTTGGAGAAAAGCTAAATAGTATGCAAATCATCGGCAGCGTCTTTGTCCTATTTGGTGTATTTCTTTTCTTATTACAAGAACAAAAGCGAAGATCAAAAGGGCCAGTGAACGAAGCTGTATATACACAAGAATTGTAA
- the rfbB gene encoding dTDP-glucose 4,6-dehydratase has translation MNIFVTGGAGFIGSNFIRYILRTHQTYRIINYDLLTYSGNLDNLQSVHQDSRYFFVQGDIQNRELAQKVILQHRIDCIINFAAESHVDRSIENSTPFFNTNVMGTVALLEIVKEYPHIRMLQVSTDEVYGSLGNKGLFTETTPLAPSSPYSSSKASADMIALSYFKTYGTHVSITRCSNNYGPYQYPEKLIPLMIIQALKGKQLPVYGDGKNVRDWLHVEDHCRALDAVMHRGKAGEVYNIGGNQERTNIEVVRSILQQLGKSETAIEFVADRLGHDRRYAIDASKIKKELGWSPTYTFEEGLRETIEWYCENELWWSRLQQK, from the coding sequence ATGAATATATTCGTAACTGGTGGAGCAGGTTTTATTGGAAGTAACTTTATTCGTTATATATTACGGACGCATCAGACATATCGTATCATTAACTACGATCTTTTAACATATAGTGGGAATCTTGACAATTTGCAATCTGTTCATCAAGATTCTCGTTATTTTTTTGTACAAGGAGATATTCAAAATCGAGAACTTGCCCAAAAAGTAATTTTGCAACATCGTATCGATTGTATTATTAATTTTGCAGCAGAATCACATGTAGATCGAAGTATTGAAAACTCAACTCCCTTTTTCAATACAAACGTAATGGGAACAGTCGCATTGTTAGAAATAGTGAAAGAGTATCCGCATATAAGAATGCTTCAAGTTTCAACAGATGAAGTGTATGGGTCGTTAGGAAATAAGGGGCTTTTCACAGAAACGACACCACTAGCGCCAAGTAGCCCATATTCTTCAAGTAAAGCAAGTGCAGATATGATTGCTCTTTCTTATTTCAAAACATATGGAACGCACGTCTCAATTACACGTTGTTCAAACAATTATGGCCCGTATCAATATCCTGAAAAGTTAATTCCGCTTATGATTATTCAAGCGTTAAAAGGAAAACAGTTGCCTGTATATGGAGATGGAAAAAATGTTCGTGATTGGCTTCATGTAGAAGATCATTGCCGAGCTCTTGATGCGGTTATGCATAGAGGAAAAGCAGGAGAAGTATATAATATTGGAGGGAATCAGGAAAGAACAAATATAGAAGTGGTGCGAAGTATACTACAGCAACTTGGAAAGTCAGAAACAGCCATTGAATTTGTAGCAGACCGCCTTGGACATGATAGGCGTTATGCAATTGATGCAAGTAAAATAAAGAAGGAACTAGGATGGAGTCCGACTTATACATTTGAAGAAGGTTTAAGGGAAACGATTGAGTGGTATTGTGAGAATGAATTATGGTGGAGCCGACTACAACAAAAATAA
- a CDS encoding glycosyltransferase family protein, translating to MQEKTILFVICTNNEELFAQCQRQIHNLFVPPGYRIQILPIYGAKSMTSAYNQAISHPAKYKVYLHQDTFIIDRNVAIYLIDLFTKNEKLGLIGVAGCQSLPASGIWWEGKNLVAQVIEYRGQNYQLLNLEQPFYKSKTFLSVEAIDGLFMATQYDIPWREDVFDGFHFYDISQSMEFRKAGYLIGISTQKAPWCIHYNGDEFDAVAYEKYRRKFVEHYMKPLFSL from the coding sequence ATGCAAGAAAAGACAATATTATTTGTCATTTGTACAAATAATGAGGAACTTTTTGCGCAATGTCAAAGACAGATTCATAATTTATTCGTACCTCCGGGATATCGAATTCAAATTTTACCAATATATGGAGCGAAAAGTATGACAAGCGCATATAACCAAGCAATTTCGCATCCTGCAAAGTATAAAGTGTATTTGCATCAAGATACTTTTATTATTGATCGAAATGTGGCTATTTATTTGATTGATCTTTTTACAAAGAATGAAAAGCTTGGATTAATTGGTGTTGCTGGTTGTCAAAGCCTTCCCGCTAGTGGGATTTGGTGGGAAGGTAAAAACTTAGTCGCACAAGTGATTGAATACCGAGGACAAAATTATCAATTGTTGAATTTAGAGCAACCATTTTATAAGTCAAAGACATTTCTATCTGTGGAAGCAATTGATGGACTATTTATGGCAACGCAATATGATATTCCATGGCGCGAAGATGTATTTGATGGTTTTCATTTTTATGACATTTCCCAATCGATGGAATTTCGAAAAGCGGGATATTTAATTGGAATTTCTACTCAAAAAGCACCGTGGTGTATTCATTATAATGGTGATGAATTTGATGCTGTAGCGTATGAGAAATATAGACGAAAATTTGTAGAACACTATATGAAACCACTATTTTCATTATAA
- a CDS encoding ATP-dependent helicase translates to MTQEKFSQKLLTHADVPQATYHIPKTSSHLIMEHDADAAYFRALEQQGVYLNEKQLEAVRATEGPVLTLAGAGSGKTSVLTTRVGYLVNVKKVHPRNILLLTFTQKAAEEIRSRVASLPGMNHAASSYVVAGTFHSVFLKLLRSQGYNQQILANEKHKQIMIKKILKELRLKDAYDAETMLAMISLEKNKLHRPKDVQAKTPVEQEFREVYERYEEVKQKYGYIDFDDILLETFYMLENNAPLLMQLQERFQYIEVDEFQDTSYAQYEIVKLLAAPQNNLFIAGDDDQAIYGWRGASHQIILSFPKEFDDTTIIALNTNYRSNPFIVGLGNEVIKLNQERFHKELYSVHEEGMRPFYARPATTLDEANQILQLIQDKVSSGERSYKDFCLLYRTHSVSRSLLDQLTIHKVPFIKYGASQSFYEHSLIKPVLDHLRLAYEPFQMEALASILPTMYIGRDDCLSFIEREKWKYGEGRFPSLLHFLLLNPNLKSFQVKKLNDKIDFIKFIKELEPKKALKEIIKGKGKYLEYLQNNDRSSFTMHKDIQEEMLEELIESANRFTDIPAYLEFVHAAIQNQKEMEALKTKPQKDAVSLMSIHNAKGLEFPCVFLLGASDGILPHSSSLKDANDRPTDSSEALEEERRLMYVAITRAKEELYISSPQFFRGKKLDISRFLYITLPKKTPS, encoded by the coding sequence ATGACTCAGGAAAAATTTTCACAAAAATTATTAACACACGCCGACGTTCCCCAAGCGACATATCATATTCCTAAGACATCTTCCCATTTAATTATGGAGCATGATGCAGATGCCGCTTATTTTCGCGCTTTAGAACAGCAAGGCGTTTATTTAAATGAGAAACAATTAGAAGCAGTGCGAGCAACAGAAGGTCCTGTCCTAACTTTAGCTGGTGCTGGGAGTGGAAAAACCTCTGTTTTAACCACGCGCGTTGGTTATTTAGTAAATGTAAAAAAAGTTCATCCACGCAATATTTTGTTATTAACCTTTACACAAAAAGCAGCGGAAGAAATTCGAAGTCGCGTTGCTAGTTTACCAGGTATGAATCATGCTGCAAGTAGCTATGTTGTGGCAGGAACGTTTCATTCTGTCTTTTTAAAATTATTGCGTAGTCAAGGATATAATCAGCAAATTTTAGCAAATGAAAAACATAAACAAATTATGATTAAGAAAATCTTAAAAGAATTGCGCTTAAAAGATGCTTATGATGCCGAAACGATGCTCGCCATGATTTCACTTGAAAAAAATAAATTACATCGTCCGAAAGATGTACAAGCAAAAACACCTGTTGAGCAAGAATTTCGCGAAGTATATGAACGCTATGAAGAAGTGAAGCAAAAATACGGCTATATTGATTTTGATGATATTCTGCTTGAAACCTTCTATATGCTTGAAAATAACGCTCCTTTGCTCATGCAATTACAAGAGCGTTTCCAATATATTGAAGTCGATGAATTTCAAGATACCTCTTACGCACAATATGAGATTGTAAAATTATTAGCTGCACCACAAAATAATTTATTTATCGCAGGTGATGATGATCAAGCGATTTATGGTTGGCGCGGTGCCAGTCATCAAATTATATTATCCTTTCCAAAAGAATTTGATGATACAACAATCATTGCGTTAAATACAAATTACCGTTCCAATCCATTTATCGTTGGACTTGGAAATGAAGTCATCAAGCTGAATCAAGAGCGTTTCCATAAAGAATTATATTCTGTGCATGAAGAAGGAATGCGTCCATTTTACGCTCGCCCTGCTACGACACTTGATGAAGCAAACCAAATTCTGCAATTGATTCAAGATAAAGTATCAAGCGGTGAACGTTCATATAAAGACTTTTGTTTATTATATCGTACACATTCTGTAAGTCGCTCGTTACTCGATCAACTTACCATTCATAAAGTACCGTTTATTAAGTACGGCGCCAGTCAATCATTCTATGAACATTCTTTAATTAAGCCTGTGCTTGATCATTTGCGCTTAGCATACGAACCGTTTCAGATGGAGGCACTGGCAAGCATATTGCCAACAATGTATATTGGGCGTGATGATTGCCTCTCTTTTATTGAACGTGAAAAGTGGAAATATGGTGAAGGAAGATTCCCTTCCCTTCTTCATTTCCTACTGCTGAATCCAAATTTAAAATCATTTCAAGTGAAAAAACTGAATGACAAAATCGATTTTATTAAGTTTATAAAAGAGCTGGAACCAAAAAAAGCACTAAAAGAGATTATTAAAGGAAAAGGGAAATATTTAGAATACTTGCAGAACAACGATCGTTCTTCCTTTACGATGCATAAAGATATTCAGGAAGAAATGCTGGAAGAACTCATCGAGTCTGCCAATCGTTTTACCGATATTCCCGCTTATTTAGAATTTGTTCATGCGGCGATTCAAAATCAAAAAGAAATGGAAGCATTAAAAACAAAACCACAAAAAGACGCCGTATCACTCATGTCCATTCATAATGCAAAAGGCCTTGAGTTCCCTTGTGTCTTTTTGCTCGGCGCAAGCGATGGCATATTGCCACATTCCTCCTCTTTAAAAGATGCAAACGATCGCCCAACAGATTCTTCTGAAGCGTTAGAAGAAGAACGAAGATTGATGTATGTTGCCATTACGCGTGCAAAAGAAGAACTGTATATTTCCTCTCCACAATTTTTTAGAGGGAAAAAATTAGACATATCTCGTTTTTTATATATCACGTTACCAAAAAAGACACCTTCTTAA